The DNA segment GATATCGAAGCCCCCCATCTACAGGTTCATAAATATGGCAAACAGGCTCTGATCGATCTTGAATCAGGAGATATGCAAGCCGGTATTAATAATATTGCACTGATGGAAGAGACCAGCATGCAGGTGATTTCAAACCTGGAGAACCTCGCCCATGCCGCAGAGTCTGATGCAGGCATTCTTTGTTCAGATGATCTTTAGCACAATCCGCGAAGGCAAAGGTACGCGCTAAGAGAATACTCTCGACTCGAGTTTTGATGGCTCAACTTTCGAGAGGGCTTCGGCCCTCTCGATCATTTTCTCCTTGATCGCATAGATACCCACATGCCGGTTAGGACTGAGATGCTCCTCGAGTTTAAGGCGTCTGAATAGTGAATCCACATCCATCGAACAGATCTCGTTCAGGGTGCGATGTGAAAGCAGGTCTATCAAAAGAGCAAGCACTCCTTTGATGATCGCAGTATCGCAATCACCTTTAAAATAGATCAGCGAGGAATCGTCTTTCTCCCGATGTGCGGATACATGTACGGTGCTCATGCAGGGTTTGACCCAGTTCTCTTCCACCTTCAACGCATCCGGCATTGGTAACAGAGACTCTCCCAACTCAATGAGATATTGATAACGTGCGTCCCATTCGTCAAAAAAATCAAAATTCTCCACAATTTCGTCAATATCAATCATCCAGCTCTCCAAACATTAAGCCAGTTGTTCACACACTGAACGACTCACCACAACCACACTGATCCTTTATATTTGGATTGATAAACTCGAAGCCCTCGTTGAGCATATTCGCCTTGACATAATCCACTGTCATCCCGTCGAGCATCGGCAGACTCTCAACATCGATAACTATCTTCACACCCTGGGATTCGAACAATCGATCCGCATCTTCCACCTGTTCCGCATAGTCGACTACATAAGCAAAACCGGTGCAGCCACTCTTCCTGGTACCCAGACGCAAACCAATTGCCCCATCTCGATGCGACAACATCGATTTAACGTGCCCTGCGGCACTATCTGTCAGTTGAATTGCCATACACACCTCTCTAACAAGCTAATCCTTGGATCCCAAACAGCTTTGGGACTTACTATGAACCAGCCATTACATAACTGAGCTCTTACAATATTGAGTTATGAGTTTTGAGTGAAGGTGTTCGCTTCGCTCACGTCTCCTTTAAACTCCCACATTTCAGTTTTCTAGCGTATAACAGGTCGATCGCAACCAAGGAAAGATAGACTTGCTACAAATAACTCAAAACTAAAAACTCATAACTAAAAACTTTTCAGCGCCTGCATGATATCCACAACCACCTTCCGAGAACTGGCTCAGCCGCCTTGTCTGTAATATTCATTCAAAGCAGTCCGAGCTGAAACTTGGCTTCTTCACTCAGCCGCTCCTGGCTCCAGGGAGGCTGCCACACCACCCTGACGGTGGCATCCGTGACCCCTGGTACCGCATCGATCACCCTGCCAACCTCGTGCGGCAAGGTGCCTGCGACCGGGCAGGCAGGAGCAGTCAGTGTCATGTCTACCTCTACCCTGCCCTGTGCATCCACTTCCAGGCGATAGATCAAACCCAAGTCATAGATGTTAACCGGTATCTCCGGATCATAAATAGTACTCAAGGCCTCGATCAACGCTTCACGAGTGGGTAGTGTTCCACTGTTTGTTTCACTCACTTGCCAACACCTTCATTCGCTTATTCGGCCGGTTGAGTTCTGCCGTCTGAAACTCAAAACCGCATCCTGCGTGCAATATCATTGCCGACCTGTTCACGTAGGGATTCTGTCTCAAACTTGTCGATGATTTCGCTGGCAAAACCGAGACACAACAAGCGCCGTGCATGAAGTTCATCTACTCCCCGGGAGCGTAGATAGAACAGCGCTTGTTCATCCAACTGCCCGACAGTGGTACCGTGACTGCACTGCACATCATCGGCCAGGATGACCAATTGCGGTTTGGTGTCGACCTCGGCCCTGTTGGAAAGCATCAGATTGGCATTATGCAGATCCGCCTGACTCTTCTGCGCATCGGCCCTCACCCGGATCAAACCATCAAACACCGCCCTTCCGGCCCCATACAGAATACCTTTGAAATTCTCACGGCTGTTGCAACGGGGCACCTCATGATCAATATCCAGGTGGAAATCTGTCATCTGACCATCACCCGCCAAGTAGAGACCGTCAACTTCACACACCGCCCCCTCACCTGAGAAACTGCTATGCAGATGGGTACGTGACCATACCCCGCCCAAGGCGGCGTTCACACCCGCATAGTGGGCACCACTCCTCAAACCGACATGCAGGTCACAAAGATGGTAGGCATGACTGCTCTCCTGTTGTACCCGCTGGTGGTTCAGGGTTGCCCCCTGAGCCAGGTTGATCTCGCAAACGATATTGTTGAAGTAGTCAATCTCATCGCCTGCATTCAGATAGCGTTCTATGAGGCTGAATGACGCATCCGCTTCCACCTCGATGAGATGACGTATCTGCCTTGCATGCCCGGTTCTCTCTGCGGTTGTTATGTGCAACAACTCAATGGGTTGTTCAATCACAACACCCGGTGATAGTTGGATCACTGCACCATCCTGATGGGTCGCCATGTTGATGGCGGCAAAGGCGTGTTCCCCCATACCGGAGAGGTTACCCACCGATCTGAGCACCGACTGATCAGCAGTGGCCATCGCGGTACGCAGACTTTGGATCTTAAAACCAGGCTGTTCGCCGCCTGTGGACAGTCGCGGGTGGTAGATACCGTCTACGAACACCAGGCGTGCCGCCATCGGCTCCTCAAGCATCTCATTGATGACTACATCGGCAGGCGAAGTTTGTGCATGGGGTGTTGATATATACCCCTTTTGCAACAATCCCTCCACACTCGTATAGCGCCAGGCCTCTTGGCGGGTATTGGGAAAACCCAGTTTGACCATCCGTTCCAGCGCAGCCTGACGCTGCTCGATGAGCCAATCCCCTTGCTGTTGGGGCAGGCCATCGATGCTAAGCTGTAGCGTATCTCGGCAGCTGTGCAGATTCATGCCGCCTCCTCATCCAGCAGCCAGCCATAACCCTTCTCTTCCAACTCCAAGGCCAACTCCTTGCCACCGGAACGAATGATACGGCCAGCAGCCAGGACATGGACAAAGTCGGGTTGAATATAGTCCAGCAGCCGCTGATAGTGGGTCACCACCAGCAACGCCCGTTCTTTGGAACGCAACATGTTCACGCCATCCGCAACTGTTCGCAACGCATCGATATCGAGTCCCGAATCGGTCTCATCCATAATGGCCAGTCGAGGCTCAAGCATGACCATCTGTAAAATCTCGTTACGCTTTTTTTCACCCCCCGAGAACCCGGCATTCACAGAGCGTTTCAGCAGTTTCTCATCCAGCTTAACCTGCTTGGCTCTGGCTCGTACCAGTTTCATGAAGTTGACCGCGTTGATCTCCTCCTCGCCATTCGCCTTGCGTATGGCATTCATCGATTCCCGCAAAAAGGTCATATTGTTCACACCAGGCAACTCCACCGGATATTGCATTGCCAGGAACAGGCCTCTATGGGACCGCTCTTCGACCTTAAGATCCAGCAGATTCTCACCCATGTAACTCACTTCGCCGTCGGTTACACGATAGCCATCCCGTCCTGCAAGGATATGAGCCAGGGTGCTTTTACCTGATCCGTTGGGCCCCATGATGGCATGCACCTCACCCGCATTGATGTGTAGATCGATCCCTTTCAGGATCGTCTTATCTTCCACACTGGCGTGTAAATTCTTTATCGTTAACATCGAAACCTCACCTGTTAATTACCATCCTGAATGCCTCAACCCACTGCGCCTTCCAGGCTCACTGCAAGCAGTTTCTGCGCCTCGACAGCAAACTCCATCGGCAGTTCATTGAAGACCTCTTTACAGAAACCATTGATGATCATCGACACCGCATCCTCATCCGTGAGCCCCCGTTGCCGGCAGTAGAAGAGCTGATCCTCACTTACCTTTGACGTGGTTGCCTCATGCTCCACCTGGGCGGTAGGGTTCTTCACCTCGATATAGGGAAAGGTATGGGCGCTGCAACGGTCACCGATCAGCAGGGAATCACATTGGGTGTGATTGCGTGCGTTCTCCGCCTTGGCCGCGATCCTCACCAGGCCCCGGTAGGCATTGCTGCCCTGCATCGCCGAGATACCCTTGGACACGATCGTGCTGCGGCTGTTGTTGCCGATGTGAATCATCTTGGTACCGGTATCCGCCTGCTGTCGACCCTTGGTCACAGCCACTGAATAGAACTCACCCACACTGTCATCCCCACGCAGGATACAGCTGGGATACTTCCAGGTGACTGCAGACCCTGTTTCGACCTGGGTCCAGGAGATATGCGCACGGTCACCACGGCAATCACCCCGCTTGGTCACGAAGTTATAGATTCCACCACGCCCCTCACTGTCACCCGGGTACCAGTTTTGCACCGTCGAATACTTGATTTTCGCATCCTCCATCGCCACCAACTCCACCACAGCGGCATGCAGTTGATTTTCATCCCGCATCGGTGCGGTGCAACCTTCCAGGTAGCTTACCTGGCTTGCCTCTTCGGCGATGATGAGGGTACGTTCGAACTGTCCTGTCTGCGCCTCGTTGATACGGAAATAGGTAGACAACTCCATCGGGCAACAGACACCCTTGGGTATGTAGACAAAGGTACCGTCACTGAATACCGCACTGTTCAGAGCGGCAAAGAAGTTGTCTTTGTAGGGAACCACCGTACCCATGTACCGCTGTACGAGTTCCGGATATTCGCGAACCGCCTCCGACATGGAACAGAAGATTACACCCGCTTCAGCCAAGGTCTCACGAAATGTGGTCACCACCGAAACGCTGTCAAAGACCGCATCCACCGCCACCCCGGCTAGCGCCTTCTGCTCGTCAAGAGGTATCCCCAGCTTTTCGTAGGTGGCCAAAAGGTCCGGATCCACCTCATCAAGACTCGCCAGTTGAGGCTTTTTCTTCGGTGAGGAGTAGTAGGAGATGGCCTGAAAGTCGATCGCGGGATGACGAATCGCCGCCCAGTCCGGTTGCTGCATGCCCAACCAGTGGTGATAGGCCTGGAGTCGCTTTTCAAGCATCCAATCGGGCTCGCCTTTGCGTGCCGAAATGGTACGAATGACAGTTTCATCCAAGCCAGGTGGCAGGGTATCCGATTCGATCTCAGTTACGAATCCCTCGGTATAACCCGACTGTATAAGACCTTCAACGTTGCTATCGGCTAGGCCCATCTCACATCTCCACTGAGATAGACCGTCGTGGCTGATCGAGCACAGGAGGTTTGGGATAAATATTGTGGGAATAGGTTCATTTTCACTACCCTTGGCCAGCAATGGCCGACTACTGAAACTGCAATAACACAGTAATATAGTCAGGTATTGTAATTTGCAAGGGTTATACCCAAGAGAAATTCAAGGTAATCACTGCTGCCAAATTGAGACAGTTAAAAAGAAAATCATGAAAAACAAGTACTAAAGGAAAAAAACACTCATCTATCCAGGTCTCATACCCCAGTTGCGCGATGGTTTCCCGGTGACTTGATCAGGCGTCGAGTATGGTTTTGACACCCTCTGAAACCAGCCTTTCGTAGAGGAATTTCTGTTTGCCGTCGAGATCGACACCCATCCCGCTGAGCATGGCAAACAGATCATCGATAATGATCTCTGAGATGTGCTGCCCATTGTGCAGCGAGCCTTCAAGATCGTTGTTCATGGCCAGCATACAGGCAAGCGCCCCAATCACCTTCAGGGTAACCTCATCCTTGACAATAATTGGCTTGGAGTGAGATTCCGACTCCGGGAGCTGAATACCATATTCATCGCACACGCGGCTTAAATCGGAGTGAATGAAGTGGATCTCATTCGGGTAATTGAACTCATTATCCAGTTCACCCTTTCCCTCACCAATGACAAGCTCTTCGTCGAAAACCAAAAACTTCTGAAACAGATCTTCACGAACCACACCATTGATGGTGATGTTATGATCGATGATGGCACTGCTGTAGGTGACGGGGAGCTGCTTGTGCAGCTCACTGACATCGGTGGGGTAGAGTTTTAGATAACCATCCACATAGACCCTGTCGAAATTCCCGCTCTCCACCTCAACGGAAGCAAATCCATTGAAATGAAAATAGAGTTCGTCGAGCTCCTTCAGGAAACGGCTGTCACCGACATATTCACAGGCCTGTGCCCAACTGTAGAAAATTCCCTGTTCGTTCATGAGCCTTATCTAACATCCTTTATTGGTCAGATTCAACATATTCATTCCTGCCATGTACCAATTTCAGCACTCAACCAGATTGACTGCCAAGCCACCCCTCGATGTCTCTTTGTATTTGGTTTTCATATCCGCACCGGTCTCACGCATGGTCTTGATGACCTTATCCAGGGACACAAAATGTGAACCGTCGCCCCGCAATGCCATACGCGCTGCATTTATCGCTTTTACCGCACCCATGGCATTCCGCTCGATGCACGGCACCTGTACCAGTCCACCTACCGGATCGCAGGTTAATCCCAGATTGTGCTCCATCCCTATCTCAGCAGCATTTTCCACCTGGCGCGGTGTACCGCCCAGCACCTCTGTCAATGCACCCGCTGCCATGGAACAGGCTGCACCAACCTCACCCTGACATCCCACCTCCGCACCGGAGATGGAGGCATTCTCTTTGTAGAGGATACCGATTGCTCCGGCGCAAAGCAGGAAACGGATCACACCCTCTTCTGTTGCACCCGGTGAATACCGCCAAAAGTAGTGGAGTACCGCAGGAATAATCCCGGCGGCGCCATTGGTGGGAGCAGTTACCACCCGGCCACCAGCGGCATTCTCCTCGTTGACCGCAAGGGCATACAGATTAACCCAGTCCATGGTGCCGAGGGGAACCTGATTGAGCTCCGCATCATGACTGAGCTGTCTGTAGAGCCGCGGGGCACGCCGCTTGACCTTCAATCCACCCGGTAATACACCTTCGCTTCTGCAACCTTGCTCCACGCACTGTTGCATGACGCCCCATATGCGTAACAATTGCTCGCGTATCGCCGCTTCATCACGCCATGCCTTTTCATTCTCCAGCATCAACTGGCTGATGGACAACCCTTGCTCATCACAGACATGCAATAACTCTTCACCACTATGGAAAGGGAATTTCAGTACAGTGTTATCCTCGCTGAGAACAACCTCCCCTTGTGCATTCTCCTCAACTACAAAACCACCTCCTATAGAATAAAAATGGTTTTGAAATAGTTTCTCGCCCTTGTCATCAAAGGCTGAGAACTGCATGCCGTTGGCATGCAGTTTAAGCTGTTTCTTTCGATGAAACTGGAGATCCTTCTCCATATCGAAGTGCAGACTCAAACCGCTGCTCAGCGTTACTTGTTGCTGCTCCCGAACCGCATCGATACGCTGCGCAATGGTGTGTACATCCACCGTGGAGGGTGCCTCTCCCATCAATCCAAGCAACAGTGCCTTGTCCGTACCATGCCCCTTGCCGGTCGCGCCCAATGACCCAAAGAGTTCAATTTGCACTCTTTTCGTGGCGTTTAAATGACCATTATCTGAGAGGATTTCCACGAATCGTTTGGCGGCCAGCATCGGCCCAACGGTATGGGAACTGGAAGGACCAATGCCAATTTTAAAGAGATCGAAAACGCTGATTGCCATGTCGATAATCTCCTCACAAACTCAAGGCACTTGGTTTTCCCTGTGACCGACTAGCAGAGGTACAACCAGAACAGCATCACACACCAACCAGATCATATCTCAAGGCTTATCTCGCTGAAACCGTAAAAACCCTTTGAGATATAGAGGAGACAGGGGTGGATTGAAACGAGGTGGCAGGGATCGACTGCACTCCGAATACCAACGAACTCTATTTTTAAATTAACTCATCCCACCAGTCATTTGGCGTTTAAATAGTGGGCGATATCCAAATCACTCTCAATGACATGATCGATAAGCCAATACTTGAGCGAGGTCAGGGTTTCAATATCAAAATCCCGTTTCCCTTCCTCTATCTCGCGTATCAGATCCTTTAACTCCGCCTGCAACAGTGCGTGTTCCCGATGGTGCCTGGTGACATGAGGATAGTCGTGAGCGCGCATAAAGGCCTCCTCATCCCTGAAATGTTGTCGAGTCTCTTCCTGAAGTTGCAAAACCAGCTCCATTCCGCCACCGTTACCGGCACTGCCCGATCCAGCCGCGTTGATCAGATCGGCGGTCTGATTGACCAGTTCGACCAAGCGCAGGTGTTGTTGATCGATTTCATCTATCCCCAGATACCAGTCATCGCGCCAACTCAGAAATTTCTTCATGGAACTGCCACCGAAAAATAATAGAGTCCTGTATCAATAAGACATCCTGATGTTACCCCAACACCTCAAACCCACTGAAAGCATCCTCAAGGCCCAGGCAGCCACTCACATAAATATGCTTACGAAATACTCCATGCAATGCCATTTCAATACCACTCCTGCCTACTTACAGCACTCTAAGTGTCAATTCAATAGTTACTTTAGCAGCTGACCCGACCAGCATTGCACAAGTGCATTGGCAACGCCCAAAAAGTAGTGCATAAGGTTTCAGGGCGGGTGTAATCTCGAGATGGTTTGACTCTGCCCTATACAGGATTCATTCGTAAGTATTAATATTATTATACATCCCTCATTAACACCCTGGTGATGGCTGGTACAATTGCCACACCTGGGCTACGCAAGCATGTAGAATATGTCCCGCAGGCTGGCATGGATGCGGTTTTTCAGCTATGGTTTACGGATAACCAGGCGTTGGAAATCGATTCGCACGCATCATGCTAGCCGACTAAGAAAAACGAGAATGGCGCATCGTCACTACAATTTTGAGCTTGTCAATAATCGGGTTACAACAAGTCCCATCAAGGGACTCCCTTCATGTACCAGTATGTACGACCACCATGGCATAGCCTACATCTCCAGGTTGATCGTTTCTTGCCGGTGCCGAGTGCCGACAGAGTTGCCGCACCGTTCGTTTCATGCCAAACAATTTCTGGCGAGAGATAAGGACTACATAATTGATTTAGAACCCTGAAAGTACCGGTGCCCATCAGGTGCTGACTTTCGGTGTTATTTTCACCTTAGCTAGCGGACCATACGATGCTTTACGAAAAACTACATCGAATCGAACAGATCATGTTCGACGCCCTG comes from the Candidatus Thiodiazotropha sp. CDECU1 genome and includes:
- a CDS encoding SufE family protein is translated as MIDIDEIVENFDFFDEWDARYQYLIELGESLLPMPDALKVEENWVKPCMSTVHVSAHREKDDSSLIYFKGDCDTAIIKGVLALLIDLLSHRTLNEICSMDVDSLFRRLKLEEHLSPNRHVGIYAIKEKMIERAEALSKVEPSKLESRVFS
- a CDS encoding HesB/IscA family protein, with amino-acid sequence MAIQLTDSAAGHVKSMLSHRDGAIGLRLGTRKSGCTGFAYVVDYAEQVEDADRLFESQGVKIVIDVESLPMLDGMTVDYVKANMLNEGFEFINPNIKDQCGCGESFSV
- a CDS encoding SUF system Fe-S cluster assembly protein, whose protein sequence is MSETNSGTLPTREALIEALSTIYDPEIPVNIYDLGLIYRLEVDAQGRVEVDMTLTAPACPVAGTLPHEVGRVIDAVPGVTDATVRVVWQPPWSQERLSEEAKFQLGLL
- the sufD gene encoding Fe-S cluster assembly protein SufD, producing MNLHSCRDTLQLSIDGLPQQQGDWLIEQRQAALERMVKLGFPNTRQEAWRYTSVEGLLQKGYISTPHAQTSPADVVINEMLEEPMAARLVFVDGIYHPRLSTGGEQPGFKIQSLRTAMATADQSVLRSVGNLSGMGEHAFAAINMATHQDGAVIQLSPGVVIEQPIELLHITTAERTGHARQIRHLIEVEADASFSLIERYLNAGDEIDYFNNIVCEINLAQGATLNHQRVQQESSHAYHLCDLHVGLRSGAHYAGVNAALGGVWSRTHLHSSFSGEGAVCEVDGLYLAGDGQMTDFHLDIDHEVPRCNSRENFKGILYGAGRAVFDGLIRVRADAQKSQADLHNANLMLSNRAEVDTKPQLVILADDVQCSHGTTVGQLDEQALFYLRSRGVDELHARRLLCLGFASEIIDKFETESLREQVGNDIARRMRF
- the sufC gene encoding Fe-S cluster assembly ATPase SufC yields the protein MLTIKNLHASVEDKTILKGIDLHINAGEVHAIMGPNGSGKSTLAHILAGRDGYRVTDGEVSYMGENLLDLKVEERSHRGLFLAMQYPVELPGVNNMTFLRESMNAIRKANGEEEINAVNFMKLVRARAKQVKLDEKLLKRSVNAGFSGGEKKRNEILQMVMLEPRLAIMDETDSGLDIDALRTVADGVNMLRSKERALLVVTHYQRLLDYIQPDFVHVLAAGRIIRSGGKELALELEEKGYGWLLDEEAA
- the sufB gene encoding Fe-S cluster assembly protein SufB; this translates as MGLADSNVEGLIQSGYTEGFVTEIESDTLPPGLDETVIRTISARKGEPDWMLEKRLQAYHHWLGMQQPDWAAIRHPAIDFQAISYYSSPKKKPQLASLDEVDPDLLATYEKLGIPLDEQKALAGVAVDAVFDSVSVVTTFRETLAEAGVIFCSMSEAVREYPELVQRYMGTVVPYKDNFFAALNSAVFSDGTFVYIPKGVCCPMELSTYFRINEAQTGQFERTLIIAEEASQVSYLEGCTAPMRDENQLHAAVVELVAMEDAKIKYSTVQNWYPGDSEGRGGIYNFVTKRGDCRGDRAHISWTQVETGSAVTWKYPSCILRGDDSVGEFYSVAVTKGRQQADTGTKMIHIGNNSRSTIVSKGISAMQGSNAYRGLVRIAAKAENARNHTQCDSLLIGDRCSAHTFPYIEVKNPTAQVEHEATTSKVSEDQLFYCRQRGLTDEDAVSMIINGFCKEVFNELPMEFAVEAQKLLAVSLEGAVG
- a CDS encoding L-serine ammonia-lyase, encoding MAISVFDLFKIGIGPSSSHTVGPMLAAKRFVEILSDNGHLNATKRVQIELFGSLGATGKGHGTDKALLLGLMGEAPSTVDVHTIAQRIDAVREQQQVTLSSGLSLHFDMEKDLQFHRKKQLKLHANGMQFSAFDDKGEKLFQNHFYSIGGGFVVEENAQGEVVLSEDNTVLKFPFHSGEELLHVCDEQGLSISQLMLENEKAWRDEAAIREQLLRIWGVMQQCVEQGCRSEGVLPGGLKVKRRAPRLYRQLSHDAELNQVPLGTMDWVNLYALAVNEENAAGGRVVTAPTNGAAGIIPAVLHYFWRYSPGATEEGVIRFLLCAGAIGILYKENASISGAEVGCQGEVGAACSMAAGALTEVLGGTPRQVENAAEIGMEHNLGLTCDPVGGLVQVPCIERNAMGAVKAINAARMALRGDGSHFVSLDKVIKTMRETGADMKTKYKETSRGGLAVNLVEC
- a CDS encoding bacteriohemerythrin, which translates into the protein MKKFLSWRDDWYLGIDEIDQQHLRLVELVNQTADLINAAGSGSAGNGGGMELVLQLQEETRQHFRDEEAFMRAHDYPHVTRHHREHALLQAELKDLIREIEEGKRDFDIETLTSLKYWLIDHVIESDLDIAHYLNAK